TGTAATCAAATGATACATAATTCTATTTGCTTTAAGAAGTACATTAAATACTATATGTACTTTTATTAGTTAAATGAAAAGTTTGTCGATGAAGAACGGCAATTTATTACCAAACGAGAGATGATGGGagaaatttgacttaaaatatcgaaaagttaataatttaaaaaaaattgaaatggtCGGATTCAGAGAATATAAACCTAAATCTGGTTCATTTGCTTTACTGATACTTTTCGTCGTCATTTTAACCCGATCAACCAGTGAACGCCACCTTTTCATCAGCATTCAGCAAAAACTACTTTAGGAGAACAATTTAAGCTCTAGAAATGTCGATATATATCCATCAACATCGATTCATTGCGTCTTCGTTTTGCTACGGAGGAGGCGTCTGTAGGTGATCAgcaatcttatatatatatacatgtcgTGTCAGTTAATTAATTAGTCGATTTCTGCATTTTCTGAATCAACTTTTCAGGTGATCAAGCATGGGAACAAAGTTTAGTGCAGCAGTTATCACTCTTTTTCTTTCATCCCTCCTTCTTCAACAGGCGTTTTCTGAATCCAACGATGGAATCGTTAGAATTGGACTCAAAAAGTTTAAGTTAGATGAAAACAACCGGATCCCTGTTCAGATTACCACGCAAATACTGGATTCTCAAAATGCTGACGGCATTGTAAAGCTAACGAATTTCATGGACATGCAGTACTATGGTGAGATTTCAATCGGTACACCACCACAGAAATTCACTGTGCAATTTGATACAGGAAGCTCTAATCTGTGGATACCTTCCTCAAGAAGGTGCTACTTATCTGTAAGTTTGATCATAtatcattcaaaaaaaatttattagggGAGAAAATTGTGTTGAATTTGCCTCTGTTTCTCCTGCAGCGTTGGTGTTTCTATGTCCCTCGTTTAAGAACATATAAGAAGAACAAATACTATGCCCGTCGTTCAAGAACGTATAAAAAGAACGGTTGGTGTCTGTTGCAACTTTTATAGAAATAACTTCATGTAAGCAGGAAGGTGATATTGAATTGAAACATAATAATGTTGCTGTTTTGCACAGGAACATCTGCTGAGATACACTATGATTCAGGTTCAATAGCTGGCAGGTTTAGCCAAGACAATATTTTAGTTGGTGGTTTAACAATCAAGAATcaggttattatatatatacaacattAGCCTTTCATAGATTTTCCAAATCATAATTTCTTTAATACTAATACTATACTTAAATTCTCTACAACTACAGGACTTCATTGAAGCAACAAGAGTGTCCCGTTCTATATTTAAGTTTGCTAAGTTTGATGGCATTCTTGGCCTTGGATTTCGGGAGCTAACAGATTATGGCGTTGTTCCAATATGGTATGCACTATCtatgtaaaaacaaaatttgttgTGATATTCATTTTAAGATAAGGAGTAACCTCTCATATTTGCAGGTACAACATGATGAACCAGGGACTGATTCGGAATCCAGTGTTCTCATTTTGGCTTAATAGAAACGCAAAAGAAGAGGAAGGAGGTGAACTTGTGTTTGGTGAGATTGATCCAAAGCATCACAAGGGGAGCCATACTTATGTCCCTGTGACCCACAAGCCTTATTGGCAGGTTgtgaaacttatatatatatttttaatttgtatggTTGTTTCCTTTATAACCTTATAATGTGTTTGATCTTGTAGTTTGATATGAGTAATGTTTCAATCAATGGTCAATCAATAGGTAAGTTCTTTCATCAATCATTCATAAAAGAAGAGGTCATTTCTTAAACTAAGAGATAGTGTGTAATGGGAAGTCATGTTGGTGgtatgaaaaagaaagaaaaagagagaacatgtcatttattgattatttagTACATTTTGAAGGTGTTTGCAGATCTGGTTGTTCTGCAATTGCGGATTCTGGAACTTCTTTGTTGGCAGGTCCAACGGTATGTGAAACTGAAAAAGAGttttaatttgttgttaatATAATGGccgataaataataaattatttttataactgtAGACTGCTATTACCATGCTAAACCATGAAATTGGAGTCAAGGGAGTAGTAAGTCATGAATGCAAGTCAATTGTTAAAGAGTATGGACAAACCATTCTGAAAATGCTCTAGAAGAGGttgttatttttcttattaaaatttgatttttcttaaaatacacaaattctAATATTGTCTTAACTTTTAATAGGCTAAGAAAATTTGTTCCCTAATTGGATTATGCCCAGTTAATGGAACTAAGCGTATCGAGAAAAATAGTAATAGAATATCATCACATGTTTTCTCTATCGGCATGTGCGATACTTGTGAAAGTAATAGAATATCATCACATGTTTTCTCTATCGGCATGTGCGATACTTGTGAAATGATAGTTGTGTGGATGGAGAGTCGGCTAGtgaagaaacaaacaaaaaatgatattttaaactaTGTTAATAAGGTAAATGTTTATTATTCtcaattaaaatcatttaaattaacattataataaaaaaataatgtttacatCAACTCTGTGATTCACTGCCAAGACCATATCAAGCATCAACTGTGAATTGTTCACAAATTTCCTCAATGCCTATAGTTTCGTTTTTAATTGGTGGTAGAAAATTTTCCCTCTCGTCTAAGGAGGTAAATACATATCTATCTTATTTTACcttaattgttatatattttgtgCTCTTATTGAACttgttgataaaatatttattttgtcctAAATTAGTATATATGGAAGATGGGAGAAGGTGCTGCTGAAGAATGCAAAAGTGGCTTTATTTCTTtggatgataattttaatttgccTCTTTATAAACCCTTTTGGTTTGACACAATCTCTCCtctttttttctaaaatgaaaataaataaataaatatattgataaatttatattaatgtgtTCTATGAAGGATTTTGGGGGACATATTCATGGTTCGTTATCATACCGTATTTGACTTTGGAAGATCAAGAATTGGATTTGCGGATGCTGCATGATAATAATAAACACATATTTGTTAACTTCATTTATGTTTACAATAATGTTTGGGGTAAATTTATTCcatttacaatatttatattgagtatattatcaattaaaatattctttatgaTTAAACATGCATTAAAACTCATTTATTCATatcttttatctcttttttaacatattttaaactaGAATAGTCACATTATCAAGAACTATGATAGAGAATTGtaagtcaaatttaataaaataaaatatattaaataaaaaccaaaacatttaaaaataattaaataaaatattaatgtcgAACTAATTTGACTATCGAATTTTAAcgaattgataattttaaataccgaatttttgaaaatcgatagtcaaaactcttaatttgatgaaattcggtaattaaattaattaaatataatttttttatttttaaatttataatttataatgccaagcattttatttgaaatggtTGATCCATGGGATTAACCAGGATTCATCTAGCATAGGCATGATCTGTATCACAGAAACAACTATAAACAATGATCTCcttttgattttagaaaaatgagaTCTGACTTGTAAATGTTCATTTAGTCGaattttcaaacatatatatagcaGTCATCTAACTATTTGATGATGTGTTTTTGCTATTTTGTATATTGTATCCGGAATTTTGTTGATATGGGGAGATCATAAAAGAGTATTTGTTCACACCAATAATGGAGAGGTTAACACTTTTATAAATCGGAAAACATAAACtcaattgaaaaaaaagttattatctACATAATAATGTCTTTGAGGACAAGGAATATCGATTTATTGCATTCTAGATTAAACATCTCGTAACATTGTGTTACGGTCTgttcatcaaaaacctcggtcctaaaatattttattcacccgtctctcggcccaagtgtgcatatgggccagtttatgtttttttatggaataattttgttttgtctactctctctcttatttctcttgaaaccgaattctgttatgttagaagtagttgtaaccgaatacttttgggtaaaccagcctctttaaatggtgatgtccaccccactttttggggctatgaattaaatattttggaacttggtgctctaagttatctctcggccctcatcCCCTTcctggactactaggtgtaatctagtggtatttctcttctcccctttggctcttctctccttaacctcgaattctcttctcattctatgtccgctgcgcttgagTATTGAATCCCACCATCGGTcccgatcatcaagaacccgtttcttgaattaaagaacttgaaaggctcggttaTAGTTTAATGCTTAACAATTGGTATAAGAGCTgaccgattctcaacatggaaGAAACTCGCTAGCaatcagaaatggatgcgctcaaggcccttATTGAAAACCTGTCCCAACTAACAGCTgcgatgcaagctgccatagactgaagatttgatgcggctgaagaaagaatggcagcctttgagagcgggcatctggaaatgtgcaagaaccccgccacagaccctatgatgataatttttTCCACGGTCCTTAACCATCtaggcccccgcaccctggccaaaaccgcgaccaacactatgctcctcctactcggctaaccaaggtcaattttcctcggtttgatgggtcggatgtcgaggacTGGCTAATATCTGTCGAACaatttttcagggtggacaaaactaaggatgccactaaattataaatcgcccccattcatttttctggcgaagcaagaatgtggtacgagtcatatcttcaaaaccgaaatcatatggaagccttatcttgggacgtgttcaaAAGAGACtttatgactcaattcgggccctctatacatgacacaccaatgagacagctgatgaatttaaaacaaGTTGGGTccgttcaagaatataatctccggtacatgtcgatctctcaaaagttattacatatgccaagggactacgtcatagattgctacttgtccAATCTAAGGGAGGAAATTGCAAACTGCATTAGGTTGCGATTcccagattctttaaacgaagccatggccatggctaaagttcaagaagcaacatatcggtccttaatgagaagtggtaacttgtacagcgaTGAAGCACCGTTGCTGTCCACGCCATACAATATcaacacagccgggccgagcaccaataccgacttcaagaattcattatatgggtcctcttcaaatgcaaaccagggccatgttaagcaattagacccagcctcaatggatgaaaagcgaaagaagggcctatgctactcttgcaatgaaaaatggcaaccaaaccataggtgtaaatcaaatttatttatggtCTCGACCGATCAAGAAGATTAAGAACCcgaccaagaacctgttttggatgatctaccttcattgctcggcccaagggatgaaccaaccatatccttacatgccttGACTGGGTCTAAAGCTTTttaaacgctccagattcttggcaaaattGGGAACCTGCCAgtggtgatcttgatcgatacaggcaacacccacaattttatcaatagcagtattttggataaaatagaccacaaaagcatagcaacccaggtgcaatcggttagagtggtcgatgggtctaatgtgttatgttctagtgtttgcaaggacttgaagtggacgatggaaggcaatgaataccaaacaaaaatgaaagtaatttccatggacggatatgatattgtgttgggaattgaatggttgattactctaggcccgtcttcttgggactttgaaaagctgaccctatcctatgagaagcaagacagaaccacggtcctaaaagagattcctcggtcgcaggccagtttgatgcatggaaaccagctggaaaagaccttagatgaatataGTGTTGCTTCCAAAATGcaaataaagagtaagcccgaaggccaaactgtttcactcgcggcaatgaccttggaagatatcCCTAACGATCTAATTAGAAGTTATGGCTCCTTTGATGCTactgttatgctggttcggaaaaaagacttggcctggatttttgagccaaatatggagtttaatcgaagttggaagaaattatttttgcaccaggcgctggggacattgcaacaaccaaggccagctctaaacactgaaaaaatCGACCTTAGGTGCACAGAAATTCCTCACAtgggcggagtggcaagcgacccgGCAACGCAAAAGACCGCAAGGACCcggccagttccactactgaagcgattctaccgaaagttttttgagaaaatacggtcttatgctgcgaccattgctgaatgtgccgaagcccgaccgaagcaatagttttgaagttgaagatgtgtattagaggctgaccagtccacggttttttcgtcgagggcgacgaacctcgaagggggagattatgttacggtctgctcatcaaaaacctcggtcctaaaatattttatgcacccgtctctcggcccaagtgtgcatatgggccagtttatgtttttttatggaataattctgttttgtctactctctcttttatttctcttgaaaccgaattctgttatgttagaagtagttgtaaccgaatactttttgatattttaaactatGTTAATAaggtaatatttattattctcacttaaaataatttaaattaatattataatcaaataaattataaaaataatgtctacaTCAGCTATGTGTTTCACTGCCAAGACCATCTCAAATATCATCATTTGTGGATTGTTCGCAAATTTCCTCAATGCCTAAGGTTTCGTTTTTAATTGGTGATAGAAATTTTATTCTCTCATCTAAAGAGGTAAATAAATGTCTatcttattttactttaattgttacatattttgttttcttgttaataaaatatttaatttgtcctaaattagtatataataaAGTTTGGAGAAGGTGATGCGCAAGAATGCACAAGTGGTTTTATCTCAAGAGATGTTTCTCCTCCTTATGGACCCTTCTGGTTTGACACAaactctttttcttttatttgccaaaatgtaatttttttggATGAATTTATGATTAACGTGTTTTATGAAGGGTTTTGGGGGACATATTCATGGGTCGTTACCACACTGTGTTTGACTATGGATCTTCCATAGTTGGATTTGCAGATGctgcttaataataataataaacacataTTTGTTAACTTCATTTACAGGAATATTTGGgtcaaatttatttcattttacagTATTTATATTGagtgtattattaattaaaatattctttaggATTAAATATGCATTAaatctcttttattaatttcttttatttctttttaagatcgttagtatattttaaattagaataatctCTTGTTATCAAAATCTATGATGGAGTATTGTAGGTCAaatctattataaatttattatgataaaatataatacaccaatattaaaataaaatatattaaataaaaattaaaatatttataaataactaaataaaataataatatcactaatGTGACTATCAAATTTTAACAAAGTGATAATTTTGATTAACGAATTTTAGAGAATGGTTAGTCAAaacttttaattcaattaaattcgaagttaaattagttaaataattttttatttactttttatttataaatatcaaaataataaaaaattaacgaTCGTTCAAAACAAAACTTCATTctatataactttaataatagtAAGCCCAAGATGGTAAGGTTTAAAAGaatagttttgaaatttttattgaCTCCAATAAAGAGTCTTTGACAattcaatcaaaaataaaatatattttacaaacattaaaataaaacacattacaaaataaacttaacatatattattaaaataaaataaatatatatatatataaataaaatatattttacaaacattaaaataaaacacattacaaaataaactttaacatatattattaaaataaaataaatatatatataatatataatgtttaatttaaagtgtttggattattGAGTCGAGagtttgtgattaatttggatatgtatgtagagtaatggatacttgggttgggtccagtggcggacctacaaggggggccttgggggggccgggcctcccccaaccagGATAAAACTTTTacgatattttatatatatgtttaccaAGTTAGGCTTTGTCCTACTGGTTTTGGAGCAGAAATATATAATAGAGGTCAGATTGATCACCCTGTCTCTcacatttcttttataataacttcacacttctttttataaaatttttattttatacaaacactattttctaatatttataataaactaacactttcttttataaaaaataataaaaaaaataattcataattatattattctaatttcaattataattttattaaagtaattattattaatattttattttataaaaaaaaatattttctaagaaacgatatttataataatacataaattttagttaatatataaataaaatttatttatataagttaaaatataaagaattatatataaaataatgaaaatcatataatattattatttattttaacattacgtttatattataatttatttatatatatatatatattattaattttaatataattaataatacaaattacttataaatataagggtaaaataacaatttatataaatataagagtaaaatattattttatatttcttaattttaaattagttttaaattatttcaacaaataaatatatttgttagattttatttagagGCCTAGGGTTGTGACacgtatttatttttaattatttattttatgtaggatatagaataatggagatgttctataaacgaatttatacttctacatcacatgatcaacatgagtcttctcaatcaattaatgagcctactaacgagtctaatgttactgatcaaatatacatggttagaatatagcatatcaaaatatgcatcattttgtttttggtgttatcttttcaagcctttaaatagagaaaacgtagatgatacatttataggagatgggtacaaaaattggaaaagggcattagaaagattcaatcgtcatatgagaacttcaaatagttgtcataatgaagctagagttcaatttgaatcattttaagatcaaagacataacgtgagaaacgttttacgtacacatggtcgtgatatagaaataaattatcgcacccgtttaacgacaatgtttgatgtaacacgctttctattaAGGCAatgattaccttttcgaggacatatgagtcaagtagttcatcaaataaagttaattttcttgaattgattgattggtatagtcaacgtaatgaaaatattttgtcttcttttgtaccgactcatggacaagaataatttagtaattgtgcttattagtatttttatgtaattatcgagtagaattttaattaaaaaatgcatttatttgatagccaaAAAATGCTAAGTTAGtatgtatttggcccccccgagaaaatatttctgggtccgccactggtCGGGTCGGGTCGGGTCATTAGTTGACCCGTCTATATACttgaaatgattaaatttaaaaaattaaattaaaaatgtgataCATAAGTCTCAAACGCAACTTAACCatataagtttaacattttaatcaaatagactaataataatactttatattttaattaattgaactaaacataatattttaaatttaattatataattttaaatttatatatataatatatatatatatatatataattaataagaaatgaTAGAGAAGgaatgggaaatttgatgatgccacgcaattgaaaaaataaaaattttcttcacactatttttttcaaccaataacCCTCCTTCGTCACCTTTCTCAATTTACCTCCCTCTATTacttcttatatataattataaaattttgtagattattttatatttttatattattttttgaattaaggagaactatAAATCTGTAATATTTTTGGTCATTAATTAAGTGGACTCTTACAACTGGGCTACCTtgatcataaattatatatataacgttTAATTCTTGATAGTAAGGATTTTTTGGTCGCGTATGGTGagtaatttgaatatttttgttaaacaaaatgaatcgagttgatttatttagatataaattcAACCCTAAGTTAATAGGTATGAGTATAAGTTATaccaaaagttttttttaaaattattttttctacgttaatatatatatatatatatatatatatatatatatatatatatatatatatatatatatatatatataaaaatgaatgtatattaattaagaatgtcaaaattattttttttctaattttattttatattttttaaaataattatatatatagataaataattttacttttattaattattttatatctatataattattttatatctatagataaataattatatgatttcttttgtaaaaatcTAACGTGATAAAAAGACTTTA
This is a stretch of genomic DNA from Impatiens glandulifera chromosome 4, dImpGla2.1, whole genome shotgun sequence. It encodes these proteins:
- the LOC124934327 gene encoding LOW QUALITY PROTEIN: aspartic proteinase A1-like (The sequence of the model RefSeq protein was modified relative to this genomic sequence to represent the inferred CDS: substituted 2 bases at 2 genomic stop codons), which codes for MGTKFSAAVITLFLSSLLLQQAFSESNDGIVRIGLKKFKLDENNRIPVQITTQILDSQNADGIVKLTNFMDMQYYGEISIGTPPQKFTVQFDTGSSNLWIPSSRRCYLSRWCFYVPRLRTYKKNKYYARRSRTYKKNGTSAEIHYDSGSIAGRFSQDNILVGGLTIKNQDFIEATRVSRSIFKFAKFDGILGLGFRELTDYGVVPIWYNMMNQGLIRNPVFSFWLNRNAKEEEGGELVFGEIDPKHHKGSHTYVPVTHKPYWQFDMSNVSINGQSIGVCRSGCSAIADSGTSLLAGPTTAITMLNHEIGVKGVVSHECKSIVKEYGQTILKMLLNFXXAKKICSLIGLCPVNGTKRIEKNSNRISSHVFSIGMCDTCESNRISSHVFSIGMCDTCEMIVVWMESRLVKKQTKNDILNYVNQLCDSLPRPYQASTVNCSQISSMPIVSFLIGGRKFSLSSKEYIIKFGEGDAQECTSGFISRDVSPPYGPFWVLGDIFMGRYHTVFDYGSSIVGFADAA